The region CTTTTGAAGgccatttttttctgtaatatttTCCTTGCTTTTCTGTGCAAAACATTTCCTTTGTCCTTCAAACCCTCGGCCGGAGCTGCGATAGTCTATAATTTTCCAAAGGTGGACCTTGACTATCCAAAACGGTCTGCTGTCGGAACTGTGGGCCACGCCAGGAAATGGCTGCGTTGCAGTTTGAGTTTGAAATATGTCGTAAAAAATGAAGggatgggtggggtggggtggggtggggtgggggggagaaatGGTGTTTGCAGTCAAGTTAGCgatactcttcctctctctctttccctctccctctctcttactccctctctctctccctctctctctctctctctcttgctccctatttctctctctcttttcctaaTCCCTTCCTCCAGACTTCCGCCTCCAACAGATTGAGAGCACCCccaacccccgcccccaccccctacccccttcCCCACATCACCACTCTGTCACCCGCCTAATGCATTCATTTCCTCCCCAGACCTCCCTGTTTCTCcctgtttcgtttttttttaagggggggggggggcatgtatTTTCTGGTGCAAAGTCTTCGTTGTAGTTGCAGTAACAATGGGCCACATAGTCATTCTCTGTCATGCTGAAGGAGCATTTAGTAATCAGACCAGTCACTGCTTTTCCTTCTTCTCCGCTCCCACGGTGGATGAGAAGCAGATACACTGACACATTGCTCTGCAGAAAGTCAAAACACTGCAGTATGCTGTGAATATTGATTTTTTGGAGAAACAGAAATGATGAATACATTTCacagcaatatatatatatatatttaacttTGTATTATGAAAGTGGCAATAATCAACATAAGCATTGAGCATTGTtacaataatgaacatatttgatttgactATATTTCACTACATTAGCACAGGTTGAATTTTGATTTGACCTCCCCCTTTCCTCTTCTCATCTGCTGGCATAATCTGATTTCCCCCATGTCCTGTCCCTTCCCCAGACTTCACTGGTGAAGACTTATCATCCCTATCAGATAGCAGTGGATCAGGGCAGCAGAGGTACACAGAGACTTATGGAGACCACCACAAAGATACTCAACTCTATGGCTCCAAAGGTACATAGCAAATTAGCAAAAAACCAAGAGACACTACGCTAACATTTAGCCTGGTACACTAACATTCAGATAACTCTCATCTAAAACTGTCGCGTTTAACTACCACCTGCCATAACTCCATAATCTGAGACTAAAACCTTATCACTGCTGTTATTATTCAATGGAATTGAAGTTGTGCCTGACATTTTGTCTCATGAATGTGTAATTTCGCTCAGGGGGCTGTGGAAGAGAGTACTAATACACAGGTGTATGAACGCACTTCTTCATGCCAATGTCCCTCTCTTGCAGCCAGCTCCAGTGACTCTGGGCTGTTTAACCTGGATGCGTATCACGAATTCAACGGCTGGACAGTCTATGCTAACGGTAAGCTGTCCTTTCACCCAGCGCCACTCACTCATTTCTCCGAACGGATGTGTTAAAAACAATGCAAacgtcttcttctttttttgcacaCCTCCATATCTAGGTATGGATTAACACATTTTGACTCAACACAGTCGAGTGTGTTTAAAATGCCTCCCTTCGTACCACATAAATTGTATGTTTGCGAATACAGACGCAGCAACTTTGAcaacaaaatgtgttgaaaataACGCAAACAGTGTGCTGGATATCACCACATGCTTTTCGCAAGTGTCGCTCCTGACTGCGATTTAGGACCCGCCAATCGGGCACGAGCTTGGTGGCGGAGCGCATTAATAACGGTCGTCTCCTCCCGCTTTGAACTACAGGTGCCTCTGGCGTCGACGAGTCACAAATGGGGTTCCAGGACTCGGCTCAGACCTACCAGGACCTCCTTCCTTCCTGTCCCCAAGCCCAGAGCAGGCAGTTCAGCCCCGCGTCAGGGGAGAGCCACGGCCTCAGCCCCCAGGGCGTGGCCTCCAGCACGGGTAAGGCTGACCAACGGGGGCCATGGAGGGCCTGTGCTTTAACCCTCAAACTCACtgccatggagggccgtgtgtatgctaggttttattccagcctcagatcttgattaaataagttcaattatttatttaattatctattatttgctgaattggGGCTGTAGGTTTACATATAATGTATATAgttaaatgtataataatgtatatAGTTAAATTATAAAgttaaatgtgtaatttgtgttgtctaaataacaattgctgtttatgttctgtgctttaatgctgTATTAATTGTTTGGAATGCAAACCTGCATAACACTAGTTGTCCCATAGACATTACACCATTTTAAGAGACCAAGTGTCCCTAATCTTTATGTATTGTTTTACACAGGTGATGCTGATCGTACCTACGTACACCAAAACGGGAAGCTTTTTGAGAACGGAGGCCAGAATTTGACGTTGCCCTTCTGGTCGGACTACCCCTCTCCCAGCTACGGCCCGCCCATGCAGAACCACCcgacctcctgctcctcctccccgaCCACTCAGCCCTCTGCCCAATACTGCCCCCGTGTGGCCAAACGCAGGAGCACACATCCTCCGAAATCAGAGATGGATGGCGAAAGCTCAGGAATGTCGGCCTACACAGGTGAGACAGACGCCTTTCATCTAAACTCAGTAAAACTGTTCATATGAACATAATCTGATATTTAATACACAACGTTAAGACAGAAAGAGTAGAACCatgaaacacaaatacaaagaaatacGTACATTTTTACTTAAAATCCAATCGGGGCATTTTTATGACCCCTCAatcaacccaacccaacccaacccaactctctctctctctctctctctctctctctctcaggctctgGACCCATCCAGCTGTGGCAGTTtctgctggagctgctgctggaCTCGGCGTGCCGCTCCTTCATCACCTGGACCGGAGACGGCTGGGAGTTCAAGATGTCCGACCCGACTGAGGTAAGACCGATTTGTGTcatcatgcaaaaaaaaaaccaaaagaaaaaacccaTATCATTATGattcataaaatatacagtatatagccttttatttcacaaaacaattGTCAAATTGTTGCTGAGAGGAGCTGGTCCCGTCGCGGATCTTTGGTCTGCGCTGGTTCTAACCCCTTCCCTGCGTTCCACATCCTGTCGGGCAGGTGGCGAAGCGGTGGGGGCAGTGCAAGAACAAGCCCAAGATGAACTACGAGAAGCTGAGCCGCGGCCTGCGCTACTACTACCACAAGAACATCATCCACAAGACGGCGGGGAAGCGCTACGTCTACCGCTTCGTCTGCGACGtgcagagcatgctgggtaaaACGGCGGGGGAGGTGTTGGCCAGCCTCAGCATTTCGCCCGTGGGCACCGAGGCCCCTCTCCAGTACCTGCAGCCCGCCTCCACCCCGACAACTGCGCCCAAAGACAAAGCTGACGGGTGGCTGTCACAGTGAAGGAAAACTCGGCAGATCACGGATCTTCCATTGACGCGGTTGCTCCGAGCCTCGCGAAAAACCTGCCGACCCGCAATTGTAACCTGTCGCGCGTTTCTGAGTCTTTCTGATCAGAGGGGTGACTGTATGAAACCAGACTTTTGCCACTGTTGGTTGGTCGATGGCACTGTGGacacaaaatatttgcattggcATGTCTGGACTCCCATTTCAGGTCAATTCGCCGGTGAAACCTTTAAAACCTTTCTGTACAAGTGTGATTGATAAGGACATGACAATTTCTACCCAAATGGTGTTGCTCTACTGGTACTAAGAAGTATAAAGTCAGTTTTAGATTTAATTCAAGTCAGTCCAAATTTTAAACCAACATTTAATCTAAATAGCCTATACCAGGTTAATTTGGCTGTATTATTGTTCATATTGTATGATACCAGCATGTCAGTGGAATCACCTGTTTTATACTGCCACAGATGGAGGGTACCTATCTTTTTATGTCTTTTCTGTCACTTGCcttaaaacctttaaaaaaacaactggaTGGTATTTTTCTTGTGCTAAGACGAGATGGTCCTGTTTACTCTTGATTTGTATGTCCTTGATGTATATTGAAATATCCGTGGAGAAACGTAAATGTCAGCTTTCATGATTTTTGTAATCTACCTCTTTTCTGTGTCGACCACATTGTTTTGAAAAGTCTGATGCATCAGTAGCTAGCCAATGTGTAGCacttttttgttacattttctaCGTATCCAATTAGGAGTGACCTTACTCCATGCATAGTcaaaacatgtaaataaattgtatataaatgaaaatgactttTCTCTGACCGGTTTTTCATCccgagtttttattttattttattttatttcatttcattattattttaagtcagtgttctcgAGCTCCATTGCTTTGTCACGTCAGCATTATAATGGCGAGTTAAGAATAATTCATATTTGTGATTTTACACTTTAAACTGCCTAATGGCACTCTTTATGTACCTGTCTGCGGCCTCCCCGAAGCAGGGTCATCACAGCTTCTGCCAAAtcttatgaaaaaaaaagttcagatACATTGCTCAATCCGTACGTGAGTGACATCGTGATTTGGTCgtttaaattatgtttgaacaaaggtgctatggtcagatcaGAACAAATTGAAAATTCGTCCCGACATTTTGGGGATTCCCCCTTGAAGCAATGGAAGGAAACTTCAAGAAGAAAGTGTACAATGTGGAATCGAGACAGCTCAGGTAACTTGTGGGAGGGGCTTTCGTTTTTGGCACACAAATCATTATAGCTAGACTTCGAGCTCATATCCAGTAGGCTACAGACATAGATTTTTCGAATTTAAAGCAGAATGTCCAATACCATTAAGGATGACATATTCGACGTCCTGAGAGACTTAAATGATGATCAGTTCAAACTGTTCAAATCTAAACTTTGCGACCGCAGCGTGGAACCTCGAATCCGTAAAAGCGAAGTCGAAAAGGCGGACAGACTGGATCTTGTGGAAATAATTATCTCCAGACACACCACCAATCGAGCCGTATCAGTCACCGTAACTATTTTAAAATCAATGCATTGCAATGAATTAGCTACCGAACTGGAGGAAGAGGGTAAGTCACTGTTTAAAACTCGTGGGCAGatacaaaacccaaaaaaaagccCCAGTACATATAGTGAATTACTTTCGTTTTTGGAAACAGGAATTGCAGGCACCAAAAAGACAGAACGTTTAAACAATTCGCGCGTTGAAGACATTATAGGGCTATACGTATCCGTATCGTTTTGGATATCTAATTTGCTTCGTTAATTCAATCGAATAATTTAGCTAACGGGAATGGTTCCGCTGGCGAGTAGCGTATTGTTGCTCTGTGTTATTTCCTGATGCAGTGCATTGCTTCTGCTAGGTGCAAGCCGCGGAGGAGGGCCAACTCCTGCAGCTGGAGCGTGCGGCACGACTGCAGGTAAAAGCGTTATCTACTCTGAACCTAGTCGTGATACGTTGTATGTGTGAAGGAAGAAGGATATTTTAGGTTCTGTGACCAGCCGGTTTACAACGTTAGATAGTCTGCATGGGCATCTGTTTGCGGTCGAAAGCaaaaatgcacactgaagtaACTCCAAGTtgctatttctgagagtgtggtacAGTCGCAGATATCAGCCTCTATATATGTGCCCTCGAATGCAAGTGTGGCTTGTCATTAGATtttgtgtaaatatgtaaaatatcctTCATATATACTGCTGGGGCCAATCTTgaacttaataataatatatatttcttaaaaacagaaatagaatATACATCTTGAAACATGGAAATAGTTAGCCACAGTGTGCAGACATAGTATAACTCATACATGAATTTCTCCAGAAGAAAGGGATTAAGAAAATCAGAATGTTTTGGTGCACAGTCAGTCACTGTGAAGAAATGGTGACTTGTTTTCAATGTCATATATGTGTGCCGCCTCCTCCATTCTTGCTTACAATTCCCTCTTTCCAAAACCCACCTTGGCCCcacatctctccctctgcccctgtGCCTCTGTACAGAAAAGCACTTCATTGACCGGCACCGCACGGCCCTGATCGAGAGAGTCTGCAACGTGACCGCCATCCTCGACCGACTCCTGGAACATGGGGTCGTTACCCAAAGCGGGTATGACGAGATTCAAGCAGGGAACACCACGCAGGATAAGATGAGAAAACTCCTAAGCGGTCCCATTCATTCCGGGGGTGGAAAAGCTAAAGATGTGCTGTTCAAGATCCTGGAGACACAAGAGCCCTTCCTCATGGAGGAACTGAAGGGGCACTAGCGGTGAAGAGCATCCTGATCAGGAGATGATAGGGGAAGGCAGAATTCACAGGACATGAGCAGCTAAATACATGCAGCTATTGTGTTCTGTTGCCTTTAACTGTGCTGTGCGTTTTCAAGAACAAATCAAGCAAAGCAACTCCTGTTTAATActgatttaacatttatttaaatagatttttagaTGCCCATGATTATGAGAATTGTATAGGCTACTTATGTTAGCTTACACAATTAGACAAGCCTTCTCTGGGTGTTGATGGTGGATATTGAGTTTTGAATGACATATGATGAATGAAAtctttgaaataaatgaaaaataatacatgcaGCCATTGTGTTCTGTTGCCATGTGTTTTATTCtgtgttatattttaaatatgtcctTTATTTCAACCATGGCTCATATTATTGTTGTTAACAGTCTAGTGGTGGtattttgcagaaaaaaaagtaatgaagcTTTTCAGATCATggtacatgtttatttttatacctAATCTGATAATTATGGATTCATATATGAATTAGACTGAAGAAATACATCAGGATTATAATTGAATATGATTAAATAATGCATATCATGAATGCATATCATGCATCACTGAAAACCAATATAGCCAAAGTAAAGAGTTCTATGACTGGGCCTTCATAAGACAGATGAATTGTAAAACCTTTCAGCATTAAATACTACCTTCAGACCTACTTACTACCTTCAGCACTACACACTACCTTCAGACCTACTTACTACCTTCAGCACTACACACTACCTTCTTAGACAGTAGATGCATAAATGCAGATACCAATAATGGCATCTATCACCATATCACATGTTACTTCATGTCTCTGGCAATTTCACTTGCGGGAAGAATTTTGGCATAACAtgtggcgacattggctcaggaggtaagagcagtcatctggcagtctgaggcctctgggtgtgtcaaagtgtccctgagcaaggcacctaacccccaaatgtctCTGACAagcttgttggtgccttgcatgacagccaatcgccattgtgtgtgtgtgtgtgtgtgtgtgtgtgtgtgtgtgtgtgtgtgtgtgtgtgtgtgtgtgtgtgtgtgtgtgtgtgtgtgtgtgtgtgtgtgtgtgtgttcttcctgAAATTAGTTTGAATACAGTTTTTTTATGGCTTTTTAAATAGTGCCatgtattgaattgaatagtGAATATTTTGGGAGTTTGCCATCCGCATAATTCCAAATTCCCACAGTAAAAATGCAGAGAATCAAGGGAATGAATACCACTTAAACAGTGGCATGTAGTGAATTCAGTTGCCATTTTGGAGTAttttgcaatcccataattcaAAATTTGGTACAAGTTCCAGTACAAATTGTCAGGGTCGATGGATGGTGTTCTTCAACAGTCTACTGGATTTTCCTGAAAACACTTaaattttttaatacatttttgaataGTGGCATATAGTGAACACAACTGCAATTTTAGAGAAATCTGCAATCCCATAATTTCAAATTCCCACAGTAAAAGTTAATGCAATCAatggtgtgtatatataccTGGCTTTATGCTCTTCAAGACCTTCCTGGTTGTTCctgaaaacatccatccatccatccattatcttaacccgcttatcctgaacagggttgcaggggggctggagcctatcccagcatacattgggcgaaaggcaggaatacaccctggacaggtcgccagtccatcgcagggcacacacaccattcactcacacactc is a window of Conger conger chromosome 1, fConCon1.1, whole genome shotgun sequence DNA encoding:
- the etsrp gene encoding ETS1-related protein isoform X2, with the protein product MEMYQSGYYIEDFRTQEVPAGFDFGSYASSSDSGLFNLDAYHEFNGWTVYANGASGVDESQMGFQDSAQTYQDLLPSCPQAQSRQFSPASGESHGLSPQGVASSTGDADRTYVHQNGKLFENGGQNLTLPFWSDYPSPSYGPPMQNHPTSCSSSPTTQPSAQYCPRVAKRRSTHPPKSEMDGESSGMSAYTGSGPIQLWQFLLELLLDSACRSFITWTGDGWEFKMSDPTEVAKRWGQCKNKPKMNYEKLSRGLRYYYHKNIIHKTAGKRYVYRFVCDVQSMLGKTAGEVLASLSISPVGTEAPLQYLQPASTPTTAPKDKADGWLSQ
- the etsrp gene encoding ETS1-related protein isoform X1, yielding MEMYQSGYYIEDFRTQEVPAGFDFGSYDFTGEDLSSLSDSSGSGQQRYTETYGDHHKDTQLYGSKASSSDSGLFNLDAYHEFNGWTVYANGASGVDESQMGFQDSAQTYQDLLPSCPQAQSRQFSPASGESHGLSPQGVASSTGDADRTYVHQNGKLFENGGQNLTLPFWSDYPSPSYGPPMQNHPTSCSSSPTTQPSAQYCPRVAKRRSTHPPKSEMDGESSGMSAYTGSGPIQLWQFLLELLLDSACRSFITWTGDGWEFKMSDPTEVAKRWGQCKNKPKMNYEKLSRGLRYYYHKNIIHKTAGKRYVYRFVCDVQSMLGKTAGEVLASLSISPVGTEAPLQYLQPASTPTTAPKDKADGWLSQ
- the pycard gene encoding apoptosis-associated speck-like protein containing a CARD; protein product: MSNTIKDDIFDVLRDLNDDQFKLFKSKLCDRSVEPRIRKSEVEKADRLDLVEIIISRHTTNRAVSVTVTILKSMHCNELATELEEEGASRGGGPTPAAGACGTTAEKHFIDRHRTALIERVCNVTAILDRLLEHGVVTQSGYDEIQAGNTTQDKMRKLLSGPIHSGGGKAKDVLFKILETQEPFLMEELKGH